In Candidatus Aminicenantes bacterium, the sequence TCAGTTGGGCCACGATACGTACTTGATTTTTCGCCCGGCGCACGCTGCCCTCCAGGACCGTCCACACGTCAAGCTCCTTGCCGATATCGCGGATGTTTTTTGCTGTGTTTTTATAGGTCATGACCGAAGTACGGGAAATCACCTTCAAGTCACCGATTTTCGAGAGCTGGGCGATGATGTCGTCGGTGATGCCGTCGCTGAAGTACTCATCCTCCTTGCTGTCGCTCAGGTTCTTGAAGGGCAGCACGGCGATCGAATGGGTCCAGGCGGGCTGGACGGGGCGTATGTCTGTCGTCTGTTTGGAAACATCTGGCTTTGGCTTCTCCCTAGAAACAAAGGCGATCGAATGGGTCCAGGCGGGCTGGACGGGGCGTATGTCTGTCGTCTGTTTGGAAACATCTGGCTTTGGCTTCTCCCTAGAAACAAAGAACAACGCTGCCGCTGCTGCCACAAAAAGAATGGCCACCACCGGAATTGCCCATCTCGGCCAGCGCCAGGTTTTTCGCCGAGGAGCCGAAGGAACCGGCTGGCGGTCGGGCCGCGAATCTCTCTTCAGGTGCTTCAGATCGACCAGCATGTCATCCGCATGCTGGTAGCGGTCATCCGGCTCCTTGGCCAGGGCTTTTTCCAGGATGCGGTCGAACTCAAGCGGGGCGTCTTTTCGGATCGAGGTCAGTCTCCCGGGCTCCTCGTTCAGGATGGCATATACCACCGCCTGCTCATAGTCGCCCTTGAAAGGTACTTTTCCAGTGAGCATCTCGTAGAGCACCACTCCCAGGGACCATATGTCAGTCCTGTGGTCGACCTCCTTTCCCATCGTCTGTTCAGGTGACATATAATGGATGGTTCCCAGGGTGGAGGATTCTTTGGTTAAGGAAGAGATTCCTTTTAGTTTCGCAAGACCAAAATCCAATATTTTTACCCGGCCGTCCTTGTCGACCAGGATATTCTGCGGCTTGATGTCGCGGTGGACGATGCCTTTGGCGTGGGCTACTGCTAGCCCTTCGGCGATCTGGGTGGCGATTTCAAGAACTTGGGCGAGGGGCAAGGGGTGAGGGGCGATAGGGGATTGGTCGACGGTGGACGGTGTACGGTTGACGGTGATCAATTCCTTCAGCGTCTGGCCCTCGACGTATTCCATGGCGATAAAGACCTGGCCCTCGTGCTCGCCGATCTCGTGGACGGTGACGATGTTGGGATGGTTCAGGGCAGCGGCGGCCTGGGCTTCGCGTTCAAAGCGGGACCTCGCTTCCTTGTCGGCGGTCATTTGGATTGGCAGGAATTTCAGCGCCACTCGGCGCTTGAGCTTCGTATCCTCGGCCTTGTAAACCTCTCCCATGCCGCCGGACCCGATCTTGTCCAGAATGTGGTAATGGGATATGGTCTGACCGATCATGGTTTTTTTGGCTTCGCATGCTCAACCATTTCAGGGCTCCAGGTTCATCTTCCGCAGCAGGGCGTGGAAGGCCGGAAAAGATCGCAGGCGATCGTAGGTCGGGGCAATCTTGATCGCGGTCACAAGGAGTGGATCACGCTCATCGATACCTCTTGCGATCCACTCCAGACTCTCGTCCAGTTCTCCCATGCCATTATGGGCCCAAGCAAGAGCGGATGAGGGCACATATCCAAACCGCCGTCGCGCCATCAACTCCTCCAAGAGTTGCCGCGCCTCGGCAATCCGACCGACCCGGCCGTAAAGGCTACTCAGCGTTCCCAGTGTCAGCGAATTGGCTCCGGAAAGCTCATTCGCCTTCTCGGCTGCGACGATGGCCTCCTCGAACCGACCATTGTACGTATAGGTGATCGAGAGAAACCACTGGGAGAAGAAGAAATATGGGTCCAGATCGATGGTTTGCTGCAGTTGCGCGATGGCTGGTTCGAACTGGCGCGTGACGCCGAGGAGATACCCCAATAGCGTATTGTAGAATGGATCGAGAGGATCCAGCTCCACCGCCCGACGCATCTCGGTCAAGGCCTGTTCCACCCGACCCAGAGGGTAAAGGAACCACAAGGCGTAACACCAGGCGTAATCGTAGCGGGCAGCTGTCGCGGACGGGCTTAACTCTTGTGCACGGAGGAATTCGCGCTCGGCTCCAAGCCAATCAAACTCGCCACTACCAAGGACGGTTCCGAGTGCGCTGTGGGCGTCGGCGATCGTGTCATCGAGTCTGAGGGCCTCGAGTGCCGCCGACTTGGCCCTTGAGAATGACTCCCGCGGATCCGTGGATCCCCAAAAAGCGCTCCAGAAGTAGGATTCTGCCAGCATGACATGCGCCAAAGCGTACTTCGGATCTAGCGCGATGGCTTGCTCACAGTACCGCCGGCCTGTCTCGCGTCCTTCCTGCGTCATTCTCAGCAGGTGATACCGGGCCCTCAGACAGAAGTCATAGGCGGCGAGGTCCTCGGTGTACCGCTTGACAAGCGGACGATCCGCCGCCAACCGTACCCGCAACTTTTCCACAATGGCCTGCGAGATCTCGTCCTGTATGGCAAAGACATCGGTCAACGCCCGATCGAAGCGTTGACTCCACAGGTGGTACCCGTCGCTTGTTTTGACCAGCTGCGCCGTCACCCGGATGCGTTTGCCCACCCTGCGCACGCTCCCTTCCAGAATGTGCGAGACGTTGAGCCGCGCCCCAATCTCGCGCACGTCCGCCTGTTTGCCGCGGAAGGCGAAGGACGAGGTCCGAGCCATCACGCGAAGTCCCGGCACCTGCGTCAGGGCGTCGATGATATCCTCGGCCAACCCATCACTAAAGTACTCATTTTCCTTGTCCGCACTTATGTTTG encodes:
- a CDS encoding protein kinase; this translates as MIGQTISHYHILDKIGSGGMGEVYKAEDTKLKRRVALKFLPIQMTADKEARSRFEREAQAAAALNHPNIVTVHEIGEHEGQVFIAMEYVEGQTLKELITVNRTPSTVDQSPIAPHPLPLAQVLEIATQIAEGLAVAHAKGIVHRDIKPQNILVDKDGRVKILDFGLAKLKGISSLTKESSTLGTIHYMSPEQTMGKEVDHRTDIWSLGVVLYEMLTGKVPFKGDYEQAVVYAILNEEPGRLTSIRKDAPLEFDRILEKALAKEPDDRYQHADDMLVDLKHLKRDSRPDRQPVPSAPRRKTWRWPRWAIPVVAILFVAAAAALFFVSREKPKPDVSKQTTDIRPVQPAWTHSIAFVSREKPKPDVSKQTTDIRPVQPAWTHSIAVLPFKNLSDSKEDEYFSDGITDDIIAQLSKIGDLKVISRTSVMTYKNTAKNIRDIGKELDVWTVLEGSVRRAKNQVRIVAQLIDARNEGHLWADTYDKELIEVFAIQSDVAQKIAAALKAKLSPEEKERIENKQTENTEAYELFLKGRFYLNKRVTTDFQKAVAHFNQAIEKDPSYALAYAGLASAYAVMPYYGSGSKENYALALEAASKALEIDPTLAEAHTALGYVKENQFDLASAEIEYKRAIELNPSYPTAHHWYSTFLRRLGRFEEAITESRRAVELDPLSLIINVNLGHTLICMRQYDQAVIQCQKVIDLDPQFPWSYFFLGMVAELQGKFTEAINEYKKAALLSKIQLPGEIGRCYARAGRRKEALEALRELHEYAKQGLSVSFKIADVYYVLGDKDNAVAWLEKAIQEHDPQLSEIIRPVYEDLRSDPKCSKLLKKVGLIK
- a CDS encoding protein kinase, with the protein product MKELISGDGAIGVGARRAVPLPVKDVIDIATQLASGLAAAHEKGIVHRDIKPQNILVDKNNHVKILDFGLAKLKGVSSITKESSTLGTVAYMSPEQAMGKEVDQRTDIWSLGVVLYEMLTGKLPFKGEYEQAVIYSIMNEVQKPLRNLRYDVPVEMERLIEKMLSKDQNERYQNSAELLEAVKGIKRRLESKTMDSGHKDEKLVPSIAVLSFTNISADKENEYFSDGLAEDIIDALTQVPGLRVMARTSSFAFRGKQADVREIGARLNVSHILEGSVRRVGKRIRVTAQLVKTSDGYHLWSQRFDRALTDVFAIQDEISQAIVEKLRVRLAADRPLVKRYTEDLAAYDFCLRARYHLLRMTQEGRETGRRYCEQAIALDPKYALAHVMLAESYFWSAFWGSTDPRESFSRAKSAALEALRLDDTIADAHSALGTVLGSGEFDWLGAEREFLRAQELSPSATAARYDYAWCYALWFLYPLGRVEQALTEMRRAVELDPLDPFYNTLLGYLLGVTRQFEPAIAQLQQTIDLDPYFFFSQWFLSITYTYNGRFEEAIVAAEKANELSGANSLTLGTLSSLYGRVGRIAEARQLLEELMARRRFGYVPSSALAWAHNGMGELDESLEWIARGIDERDPLLVTAIKIAPTYDRLRSFPAFHALLRKMNLEP